GATGTCGAGATAGATCTTCATGTCCCGGTCGAGCACGTAGTAGACGGCCTCGAAGTCGAGCGAGAAGTTTCCGAACGCCTTGAAGTGGGCCCGGTCGAACCGCGTCCGGGGGATCGACTCGACGATCTGCTGGATCACCTTCGGGATCTCCGCGAGCTTGTCTGCCGGGGTCGAGTAGACCACGCGGACGCCAAACACGGCGCGCCGCTCCTGCATCCGCCGGTAGTTGTTGATACGGCTCCCCACAAGATCGGCGTTCGACATCACCACTTCCTGGCCCTGCAGGCTTTTGATGCGGGTCGTCTTGATACCGACCTGCATGACCTCACCAGCAACATCGCCCACGACGATGAAATCGCCCACCTCGAACGGCTTGTCGAGCAGGATCGTGATCGAGCAGAAGATGTCACCCAGGATGTTCTGAAGGGCGAGTGCGACGGCGACACCGCCCACACCAAGACCCGCCACCAGCGCCGTGATATTGATGCCGAGGTTGTCGAGCGTCAGCAACAGGACGATCGACCACAGAACGATCCGGCCGATAACGCCAAGCACGCGGAATCCCGTGGCGCTCGTCCCGCCTGCCAGCGGCCGCCGGGACTTGGCGACCACCCAGTGCCGGATCACCATGCTGCCCCACAATCCGACCTGCAGGAACATGAGCAGCGTGGCCGCCGTCGTGACGATCTGCCCCACACGGTCCGGAACTGCTGTCGTCCGGATTGCCACGAAGGCGGAAAAGACCAGCAGGAACCAGTGCCGGGTGTCCAGCACGAGGTCGGCGACAAGATCGTCCCACTCGGTGTCGGTGTTCTGGGCCAGCCCCTTCAGGCGGCTGCCCACCATCTTGCGGGCGAACTCCAGAACGCTGAACAGAACCACCCATACCGGGACGGTCACCGCGAGGTAGTCGTGCTGGGTGCCGGGAAGCAGGTCTTTCAGGAAATCCATCGGTTATCCTCCAAGAATGCCGGGTGAATTGACCCTTACCCAAACAAGAGGCAACGGGCCCTGTCATGGACGTCCATTCTTATAGACAATACCTGTGAAGATGTCCGCAGTTTAAGGCCAGGCTCTCCCGGTATTAAGGAAACATCACGATGAGAAACAGCCGCTTTGGTATCTGTTCCAATGAAATCACCCCGGAACCGGTCTACCGCCGGAGACGCGATCTGCTGAAGGAAATGGGGCTTGCGGTGGCGGCCCTGGCAGCGGGGCTTCCGGCAATCGCCAGAGGAGTGACGCCGCTGGCCAGCGTGAAAAAGGGAGGTCCGTTCAGCACAAGCGAATCGCCTACCTCCTACAAGGACATCACCACCTACAACAACTTCTACGAGTTCGGCACTGGAAAAGGCGATCCGGCCGAAAATGCCCACCGGCTGAAAATCACTCCGTGGTCGGTCCGGATTGACGGGGAGGTGCACAAGCCCGGAACCTATACGCTGGAAGATATCCTGAAACCCCACGACCTTGAGGAACGCATCTACCGGTTCCGGTGCGTCGAAGCCTGGTCCATGGTTATCCCGTGGATTGGTTTCCCTCTGGGCAATCTCATCAAGCAGCTCGAACCCACTTCAAACGCCAAATTCGTTTCGTTCGAAACCAAACTCGCGCCCGAGGAGATGCCGGGCCAGAAACGCAGTATCCTCGAATGGCCCTACCGCGAGGGCCTTCGCATGGACGAGGCCATGCACCCGCTGACGATCCTGGCCGTCGGACTTTACGGGAAAACCCTGCCGAACCAGAATGGCGCGCCCATCCGTCTCGTCGTTCCGTGGAAATACGGGTTCAAGAGCATCAAGTCCATCGTCCGTATCAGCTTCACCGAAAGGCAGCCCTATACCAGCTGGTCGGCCATGACCCCCGGCGAATATGGCTTCTATTCCAACGTGAACCCCGATGTGGACCACCCGCGCTGGAGCCAGGGAACAGAGCGCCGGATCGGCGAATTTCTCCGACGCAAGACGCAACCGTTCAATGGCTATGCCGAACAGGTGGCGAACCTTTACCGCGGCATGGACCTGCGGAAATACTACTGAACGTGTCCGCCCCTTCTCCCGCGTTCCAGAACCGGCTCCGCTGGTTTATTCATGCTGGCTCGCTTGCCCCACTCATATGGACCGCCGCCGGCGCATTTGCCGGTTCGCTCGGCGCGAACCCCATTGAAACCATCACCCACCGGACCGGACAGTGCGCGCTCATTTGGCTCCTCCTGTCGCTGGCCGTGACACCAGCACGCCGGTTCCTCGACTTGCCGTGGCTGATGCGACTCAGGAAGTCTATCGGGCTGTGGGCCTTCGCATACGCTGCCCTGCACTTTTCCACCTACGTGGTGCTTGATCACTTCTTCGACATGGACCGGATAGTGAAGGATATCGTGAAGCGTCCATTTGTTACCGCAGGCACGGCAGCTCTTGTGCTGTTGGTACCGCTCGCCGTCACCTCAACCGCCAAGTGGATGCAACGCCTGGGGAAACAGTGGTCCCGGCTGCACCGGCTCACCTACCCGGCCGCGCTGCTCGGGGTCGTGCACTACTGGTGGCTGGTGAAGGCGGATATCCGCGGGCCGCTTGTCTATGCAGCGGCTCTGGCCCTGCTGCTCGGCCTCCGCATGCTGCCGCACAAGAACGCCTGACGGCTATTGCTGGCCTTCCCGCTTGAGGGCACTTTCCAGCACAGCGCCCCCCATCTGCGGCATCCGGAGGTCGGCCAGCAGGTTCGTCCCGACGCCGCCATTCAGGATCAGCGCGGCGGCGAGTTTCCGTTTCGGATGGGCAAACGCGCCCGATCCGCCAAATCCATAATGCCCGAACGCCCCGCGAGGAATCCCCTTGGTCGTTCCGGCCATGTGGTATCCAAGCCGCCACTGCATGTCGAGCGGCACCACCTTGTCGGTCCCGCGAACCTGAATCTGCGAAATCTTGCTGATGGTGTCCTCCGAGAGCAGGCGCACACCATCGAACTCCCCGCCGTTGGCGAGCGTGGCGTACAGTTTTGCCAGCGACCGGGCGGTGAACACGCCGTTCGCGCCGGGGATCGACGCCTTTACCGCCTCGGGCGAAGAGAAGTCGAACTTGCCGACGCCCCTTGGAGCCAGCGCCTGCGCCATCCGGACGACCTGTGGTATCCGGCCCAGTATCTGGCGCCGCAGATCGGGGCCTTTTTTCTTTCCGCGCTTCCCCTTGGGCTTCGGCGTGGCGGATTTCATGGCCGACACGAGCCGGGACACTCGCAGCAACTCTTCTTCCGGCACGCCGATATAGAGTCCATCGAGCTTGAGCGGATCGGCGATCTCGGATTTCAGGAACTCCGGCATCGTCTTGCCCGAAACGCGCCTGACCAGTTCCCCTACCAGCCATCCATAGGTGAGCGCATGGTAGGCGCTGCCCCGCCCCGGCTTCATCTGGGTTTCGGCGGCAGCGAGTTTCTCGACCATATGCTCCCAGTCGAGCATGTTTTCGGCCCGGTCGATAAGCCGCCGGATGCCGAACAGGCCGGCCTGGTGTGTAAGCACATGACGGACCGTAATGTCCTGCTTCCCTTTCTGCGAGAACTCCGGCCAGTACCTTGAAACCGGCGTGTCGTAGTCGATCAGCCCCCGGTCCGCACAGATGTGCAGCGCGGTCGAGGCGACTCCCTTGGTCGTCGAGAACGAGACCGCCATCGTATCGGCGTGCCAGGGAGTCCCCTTGTCGTCCATGACGCCACCCCAGATGTCCACGACCTTTTCCTTGCCGTGATAGACACAGACAGCCGCGCCGCCCGGAAAATCCTTCAGCATCTTCTCAAGCGTCTGTCCGACGCGCCAGAAGTCCGGATGCAGGTGTCCGTGAATCATGATTGTCTCCTCATTCCCATTGCCCGGTGGATTTCAGGCGGACTGCCTCAAGGCGCCCAGCCGGTCCTGATTCTCGCGCACGGACTGGCCGCGTGCCTTCACGCTCTCTACTGCCGCGCCGCCAATCCGGCCGATCCGCAGGTCGCCCAGCAGGTTCGACCCCACGCCGCCGTTTACGACCATGCCGACCGACAGCCGGCGCCGCGGGCACATGAATCCGCCCGACCCCCCGAAACCAAAGTGGCCAAAACCGTCGCTCAGGGTGCCCTTCGTCGTGAAAGCCGCGTGGTATCCGAGCCGCCACTGCATGTCGAGCGGGATCACCCGGTCCCTGCCGCGAAGCTGGATACGGCTGATCTTGCCGATTGTCTGGTCCGACAGGATCCGGCCGCCTTCCAGATGTCCCCCATTGGCCATCGCCGCATAAAGACGGGCCAGCGACCGGGCGGTGAACACGCCGTTCGCCGCCGGGATCTGGGCGCGGACGATCTCGGGTGCGGAAAAGTCGTAGTGGGCAACCCCCCGGGCAGCCAGCGCATGAAGTATCCGCCTGAACACCGGCACGCTTTCGATCAGCCGGTGCTGGATCGGTGGGCCGCCATCGCGCTTCACGCCGGGCCGGGTGTCGGGCACCACCTTCTTCATGGTGCCCATCGTATCCACCAGCCGGGCAACCCGCGGCAGTTCTTTCTCGGGGACTCCGATATAAAGGCCGTCGAGCTTCAGGGGTCCGGCCACCTCTGACTGGAGAAATTCGCCGATCGTCTTCCCCGATACCCGGCGCACCAGTTCGCCGATGATCCACCCGTAAGTGAGTGCGTGATAGGCGCTCCCCGCACCCGGCTTGATCTGGGTACCGGCGGTCGCCAGCTTATCGACCATGTGGTCCCAATCGAGCATGTGGTCCGCATGCTCAATCAAACGACGGATGCCGAACAGCCCTGCCTGATGGGTCAGCGCGTGGCGGACGGTGATTTCATGCTTTCCGTTCTGGGCGAACTCGGGCCAGTATTTCGCTATGGGAGCATCGTAGTCGATGAGCCCCCGGTCGGCGCAGACGTGGAGCGCCGTCGAGGCAATCCCCTTCGTCGTGGAGAACGACACGGACATCGTGTCCTCCCGCCAGGGCGTTCCCTGCACGTCCATCGTTCCGCCCCAGATGTCGGCAACTTTCTCGCCTTCATGGTAAACACAGACGGCCGCACCGCCCGGAAACTGCTTCAGAATCTTGCCAAGGGTTTCACCCACCCGCCAGAAGTCCGGGTGCAACTGTCCCTGAATCATGTTCGCCAACTCCCCGCTCCATACATGCCAGCCGGTCACCGTAACATCACCGCTGCATCAGCCCGCCTGTCGTGCTATTGTTAACCTGTATTGACGCGTCTCGGCAATCCAGAATTTTACGCCGTTTTACCAAGCAAAACGATTACTGGCTGGAGTCTGAAAGGCAGGAGCTACCCATAAAATGAGCAGTTCCGCAAAAGATTACTTCGTCTCACGGGTAAACACGCTGGCACTGGAACGGACCCGGGAAATCGAACGCAGGCACAACTCCTGCGTGAGCGCCGATGCCGGAGTGAAGGCTCTCGCCAGCCTGTTCCGCCCCGAGCGACTGCCCGCCTCAACCGGAGATCTGGACCGGCTGGCAAAGTCCCTCGTTGACTGGTCGCTTCCACTCGACCGCGATGCTCCGCCCATACAGCGCCCCTACCGCGATGAAGATATCGAAGGCGACTGGAACCAGTGAACTGTTTTTCATTTTGAAACGGCCTTTCCGGCAGTCACAATCCGAACACAACGACGATGCAACAGGCTCATACGATCTCCCCATGGCGGCTTTTCCCTTTTGCGCTAACGGCGCTCCTCATCCTGTCCGCCTGTGGTTCCAAGCCGGCTTCCAAGGCTCATGCCGTGCCAACGATTTCTACGCAGAAGCCCACCGATCTGAAAGGCGAGGAAACGCTCTCCATCGACGTGGAAGCGCCGCCAGTGACGGCTCCCCACGGCGGGTTTCTGTTCCATGCGGGTGGAGCCATGCTGGAACTGGTCCTCGCACCGGATATCCAGCGGCTCTATCTTCTCGACAAGACGGGCCAGCCGGTAAAGCCGCCCGATGACTGCATCCGGTTCTCCCTGATGATGGAATCGGGCGACGTGGCGGATTTCCGGCGCAAGGAGGGCACCTTCGAAACCAGGGAACTGGGGGCCGCAGCCTCCGACGGACTCAAGGGACGGCTGTTTTTTGCCCAGTGCCCCATCGAAGGCGTGAGTTCCGTTCCGGTCGAGATCAATCCGGATGTGCAACGGTTCGCCGCTCACGGCGGACGTATCTTTTACCTTTCAAACATCATCGTCGAGGTTGCTAGTGAGCCAGGCACGCTCAAGCTGTGGGTTTCCAGCCGTGAAACACCCCAGGGACCGGCCGTGCAGATCCGGAGCGTTTCCCTCACGGATGCAGGGGGCACCGACATCCCACTCAAACCGGCGGGCAAGGCGGCATTCACCGCCGTTCGCCCCGAATCCGGTACCGATGGCGTAATCACCGTGGGCACTGCCAGGGAGTCCGTGTCCATCGAAGTCGGCTGGGAATAGCGTGATGAGAAGCCGCACCCTCGCATTGTTATTCGGGCTCATTCTGGCCACTGCCTGTGATCGCGGCCAGGCAAAACCCCCTGAAACCTGCCCGGAACTGTCCCGGGCTCTCGCCAGTGAACTTGCCCGGCTCCAGTCCTGCACAGCGGACAGCGAGTGTGGCAAGCCGGTCCCGACCTTCGGGAGCTGCGGATGCACCTATGATCATGTGGTCCGGAAGGATGCCGACACCGCCACCTATGAGAAGCTCTATGGCGAAATGCAGGCAAAGGAGTGCGCCGAGTCCGGCCTCATGGGCATCTGCGACTGCAAGCCATCGAGCGGTTTTGGCTGCAGCGCCGGCAAGTGCGCCTGGAAGATGAGCGGCACTGCCGGGGGCCTGATCGCCAACTAGCAGCTCATCCGCCCGCGACTTTCTGCCTGAGCACCGAGATACCGTCAGATGGTCCGGCCCTGCCGCCTCCGGTAAGCATCGCCTCTATGTCGCGGTGATCCTGACGGACACCATCGTAAACCACGACGATCGATTCATCTCCCGGCACAAGGAAGTTCGTCTCGCCGAACTCCGTGTAACGGGTCGCCCCCGCCGAAATCACCGCCCACCGGGGCCATTGGGCGAGTGCCAGCAGATCGCCGATGCACTCCAGCGGACCTTCGTCCTGCTGGCTGTTCAGTTTTTCCACAAGCCACCGCTGGAGGCCTTCGTAGAAATAGCCGTAACCCAGGACCGGGCTGTCGATGCCATAGGTATGCAGCCTACCGTCCCGGTACAGGTACGAAGCGATCCGGTAGCTGTCCATCACGCCGCCACGCGCAAAGCGGTCTATGTCGATCCAGTCGCGGCTCAGGCCCTTGGTCGAAATACCCCAGTTCTTCTTCTCGCTGATCTTGCGTGCCCCCGGGCGGCGGATCGAACAGTCGTTGTAGGCGGCAAACCGGCGTGGCACGACCGCCGAAACCTTCTTACCCTCGTAAACGAGATCACAGATAAGCGCGACTTCCGGCTCGATCTGGACATTTCCGCCCCCTTCAGGAAGCACGATCCGGTCATGCGACACAGGGAACTGCCCCAGCCGGTGCCCCGGTGCCCCCGGCAGGTAAAAGGGGAAAACCCCTTTGGGGGAGTTTTCATCCGTTATCCTGAGGTGTGCAAAATCGGCCGCCTCACCCGCCTGCTTGAGGTGACCCGCAAAGTTCCCGGCCACACCCAGCCCGATCGCCTTTTCCAGTTCCATGTGAAAATGCTCCGCGCCTGTTATAGAGAGTCCTGCATGGGCCGTCCAACGGCCGCCAGTACAGGGAGCCCTGCCAATGCCCAATACGATCCAGACCGACCTGTCGGAACGCATTTTCACGATCACGCTTCACCGCCCCGAACGGATGAATGCCTTTACGCTTGAGATGGCCGATGAACTGATCGCCGCCTTCGACGAGGCAGATGCCAACGATGACGTTCGCGCCGTGATCGTCACCGGCAGCGGCAAGGCATTTTGCGCGGGGGCCGATCTCGGGATGGGCGGAAACTCCTTCAATTCCGCAGGCCGGGACACGCTGGAGACGCATCGTGACTCGGGAGGGCGAGTTACCTTGAGGATTTTCGAATCGAGAAAGCCCGTCATCGGCGCCATCAACGGTGCGGCGGTGGGCGTCGGCGCAACCATGACACTCCCGATGGACGTCCGGCTCGCCAGCCGCGACGCCAGATTCGGCTTTGTCTTTGCCCGCCGCGGCCTAGTGCCCGAGGCGTGCAGTTCATGGTTTCTCCCCCGCATCGCGGGCATCGCGCAGGCCATGGAGTGGGTAGCCACCGGGCGCGTATTCCCTGCACAGGAAGCGCTCGATGGAAAGCTCGTGTCGCGCCTTTATGACGCTCCCGACCTCATCCCGGCCGCAAGGATGCTGGCCAGGGAGTGCGCCGACAATACCAGTGCCGTTTCCATCGCCGTTTCCCGCCAGCTCCTGTGGCGGATGATGGGTGCCAGTCACCCGATGGAAGCGCACCGGATCGATTCGAAGTGTATTTTCCATATGGGCCAGACCGCCGATGTCGCCGAAGGCGTCACCAGTTTCCTCCAGAAACGCCCGCCGAACTTCCCCCTCAAGGTGTCCAGGGATATGCCGCCCTTTTACCCGTGGTGGAAGGATGAGCCATTCCGGCCATAATGCCCCTGGACCCATGACTGCCGGAAAATCACAACTCGAACCACTCGGATGGGGGCCGTTTTTCGCAAACGCGGTTCCACCCGCAGGTGTCCGCTTCGACCGGCCCGCCCGGATCACCGGTGTCGAAAAAGGCTACTGGTTCGCCGATTCCGGCGAAGGCGAGCCACACCTTGCCACACTGACTGGAAAATTCCGCGAAACTGCCGTGACTCAAGATGCCCTTCCCGCCGTCGGCGACTGGATCGGCATGGACATTCATCCCGGTGGCGCGAACATTGTCTGGCTTTTCCCGCGACGCACCATGCTCATCCGGAAAGCAGCCGGCAGGGATTCAGCTCCCCAGCTTCTCGCCGCCAACGTGGACACGGCCCTTGTCGTCACCTCGATGGATGATGATTTCAGCCCGGCGCGTCTGGAGCGCTATCTCGCCGTCATCCGTGAAGGCGGTGTCCGGCCGGTCATTCTCCTGAGCAAGGCAGATCGGTGCGATGACCCTGCACCTTTTGAAAAGGCTGCGAAGGAAGCTGCCAGGAACGTGCCGGTACATCTCATCAGTGCGAAAACCGGCTCAGGCCTGGATGACGTGGCAGTGTATCTCACACCCGCCAGCACTACCGTGCTGATTGGTTCGTCCGGTGTCGGCAAATCGACGCTGATGAACAGACTGGCTGGCTCATACATTGCAGCCACCCGCGAAGTGCGCGAGAGCGACCACAAGGGCCGTCACACCACCACCTCACGCAATCTGTACAAACTTCCTTCGGGTGCGCTCATCATCGATACACCCGGCATGCGTGAGCTTGCATTGTGGGAATCAGCCAGCGGGTTGAAGGAAACCTTCGAGGATATCGAACGGCTCGCCTCCGGATGCCGTTTCACTGACTGCACCCATGATACCGAGCCCGGCTGCGCCGTGAAGGCCGCCATCGAGAGCGGGGCACTGGACCGGCGGCGCCTCGAAAGCTGGCACAAGCTCCGGCGCGAGGCCGCCCGTTCCGGTCCGGACGCGAAACAGAAGGCGAAGCAACGTGAAAAGCAGATATCGAAACGGATCAGGCAATTCTACAGGGACCGGGACCAGCGTGACGAGGAGTAGCAGCACCCCTTCCTATCCGTTATCACGAAAGGATAGGTAACGGGTTTCGTTGTTCCTCCCGACCTCCAATCGGTTAGTCTCTTCCCATGACGCTCCACCTCGGCACCATTCCGGTCCGCGAGATGCGCACGCATGCGGAACAGGCCTATCCCCATGAGTGCTGCGGCGCACTCGTCGGGAAACGGAATGAAACAGTGGCAACGATCATACGCGCCGTTCCAATGCAGAACCTGGATACCGAGCGCGCCCACGACCGGTTCACGCTTGACCCCAGGGAACTGATGCAGGTCGAGCGGGCCGCCGACCGGGACGGCCTCGAATTGATCGGTTTCTACCACTCCCACCCGGACCACCCCGCCCGCCCCAGCCAGACCGATCTCGCTTTCGCCGGGCCCTGGCCGGGGTTAAGCTGGATCATCATGAGCGTCCAGAAGGGCACGATGGCCGATATCCGAAGCTGGGTAGTGACTCCCGGCGGAGACCGTTTTGAGGAAGAACCGGTGGAGGCCCCGAAGTGAGAGTGATCCAGCCGGTCCGGTGGAGATATATCGTCGAGGAACGCCCCTCGGCGAGCTGGTCATCGGCTGCCAGCGCCTGGCTTCTGGAACGGATGAACGAGGGGTCGCAGCCGGTGGTCCGCCTGTACGATTTCGCATCGCCCGTGTGCCTGCTCGGCCGTTACCAGCCGGCGGATGTCGAGGTGGACCTGGCCATCTGCCAGCGGAACGGCGTCGAGATCGGGCGCCGGCTTTCGGGCGGGAAGCTCCTGCGTCTTGGCCCGCAGGCAGTGGGCATGGCGATCCTCGTTCCACCGAAAAAGAAGGGTGGCCGGGGCCGGACGCCCCGTGAATGGGCCGAACGGGTATCTACCGAGGTCATCGGCGTCATGAATGGCGCGGGTCTGCCAGTAACGGCGGGTGAGCGGGGGCAAGCGGTGTTCGTCACAAAAGAAGGTGGCCGCGATATCCGCTATCCAGTGGCATCATTCGGCATCCTGGGGACATTGCCGGGCGGCCTTCTCATAGAGACATTCATCATCACGCGAACGGCGACCCCATCGCTATCGCCCAACCGCCGTGCCGAGATGGAGTCAATCGGTGATTTCTGGGGCGACCCGGCGGCGATGCCGCCCGCACTCCAGAGCCGTCTTGATACGCTGGACCGGCCGGCATTTCTCTCGAACCTCGCCCGCGCACTGGAACGTATTCTCGAAGGACCGCCGGACGCCCGCCCCTGGACCGGTTCCGAGCGCGAAGCAGTGCAGCAGATGGAACGGGAGCAGTTCGACTGCGACAACTGGCGGATCGGCCGCAGTGCCCCGGCAAGCGTGAACGGCGTCGTCACGGCGCTCACCCGGTCCGGAGCGCTCCGAGCAGCCGTCGAAATCCGCGAGGGCCGCATCTGGGATATCGTCGTGTCAGGTGAGTTTCGCCTGCCCGAGGGAACTATCGAGAATCTTCACCGGGCACTACGGGGAGAAGCGGCACAGCGGGACCGTGTTGGCCGTATCGTCCATCGCGTTCTCGATCCTGTACCCGATGGCTACAGCGATCTTGAGCCCAACGAAGCGATTGACGTCATCACTCTCGCCTGCGAACGGGCGCGTCCCGTCCCCGTGCCACGGGGAAGAGAATAACCCACTCTTTTCGGCCAGCCCGGGACGGTGTGCTACGCTCCCCTCCGGTATGTTGCCGCGTCCCCTCCACGATACCGCTGAAACGGCCCTGCCGCTGGCCGGTCTCGAAAAGCGGCTCGCGGAGAAGTCGGTTTTGCTGGTCGGCGCGGGTGGCCTCGGGAGCCCGGCTGCGATGCTGCTCGCCGCTTCCGGTGTGGGCCGCCTCGGCATCGTGGACAGCGATGTGGTGGACCGCTCAAACCTTCAGCGGCAGATACTCCATAAGGACTGGCTGGTAGGACGGCCCAAGGTGGAGTCGGCCCGGCAGATGCTCACCCGGCTCCGCCCTGACCTCACGGTGGACACCCACAACCTCTGGCTCAACGCCTCGAACATCGGCGGGATTATCAATGCCTACGATGTGGTCATCGAGGGGTCGGACAACTTCGCCACCAAGTTTCTCGTGAACGACGCCTGTGTCATCGCGGAAAAGCCGTTCGTCATCGCCGGTATCCTGCGCTTTCACGGCCAGCTCATGACCGTCCTGCCGCACCGGTCGGGGTGCTACCGCTGCCTGTTCGAGGCACCGCCACCTCCCGGCGAAGTGCCCGGCTGCTCGGAGGCCGGAGTCTTGGGCGTCGTGGCTGGCCTGATGGGCGCACTGCAGGCGACCGAGGCGGTGAAGCTGCTGCTCGGCATGGGTCAGCCGCTCGCCGGAAGGCTCCTTACCTGGGATGCCCTCCGGGCGAGCTTCCGCGAGGTCCCGGTTCCACGCAACCCAAACTGCGCCGTCTGCGGCGAGAGCCCCACGATCAGGGAACCCCGCGATTCCGAACTTCACTGCGAAGTCCTGGCGGCGCGGATGGGAGAAACAGCGACGTGAACAGAACTCCGAAAGCCCGTGTCCGTACCGGTACCCTTGCGAGCCTCCTCGTCTTTTTTCTGTCTGTAGCGCTTTTTTCCGCCGCCGCGGCAAGTCTGAGCGAGCCGAGCGGACAGGGCTCGATCGACTGGACGGGCGGCTTCATTCACGCGGGCGGCATGGCATTTCCGCCAGAAAC
The sequence above is drawn from the Deltaproteobacteria bacterium genome and encodes:
- a CDS encoding M67 family metallopeptidase; translation: MTLHLGTIPVREMRTHAEQAYPHECCGALVGKRNETVATIIRAVPMQNLDTERAHDRFTLDPRELMQVERAADRDGLELIGFYHSHPDHPARPSQTDLAFAGPWPGLSWIIMSVQKGTMADIRSWVVTPGGDRFEEEPVEAPK
- the msrP gene encoding protein-methionine-sulfoxide reductase catalytic subunit MsrP, translated to MRNSRFGICSNEITPEPVYRRRRDLLKEMGLAVAALAAGLPAIARGVTPLASVKKGGPFSTSESPTSYKDITTYNNFYEFGTGKGDPAENAHRLKITPWSVRIDGEVHKPGTYTLEDILKPHDLEERIYRFRCVEAWSMVIPWIGFPLGNLIKQLEPTSNAKFVSFETKLAPEEMPGQKRSILEWPYREGLRMDEAMHPLTILAVGLYGKTLPNQNGAPIRLVVPWKYGFKSIKSIVRISFTERQPYTSWSAMTPGEYGFYSNVNPDVDHPRWSQGTERRIGEFLRRKTQPFNGYAEQVANLYRGMDLRKYY
- a CDS encoding crotonase/enoyl-CoA hydratase family protein; translated protein: MPNTIQTDLSERIFTITLHRPERMNAFTLEMADELIAAFDEADANDDVRAVIVTGSGKAFCAGADLGMGGNSFNSAGRDTLETHRDSGGRVTLRIFESRKPVIGAINGAAVGVGATMTLPMDVRLASRDARFGFVFARRGLVPEACSSWFLPRIAGIAQAMEWVATGRVFPAQEALDGKLVSRLYDAPDLIPAARMLARECADNTSAVSIAVSRQLLWRMMGASHPMEAHRIDSKCIFHMGQTADVAEGVTSFLQKRPPNFPLKVSRDMPPFYPWWKDEPFRP
- a CDS encoding ThiF family adenylyltransferase — translated: MLPRPLHDTAETALPLAGLEKRLAEKSVLLVGAGGLGSPAAMLLAASGVGRLGIVDSDVVDRSNLQRQILHKDWLVGRPKVESARQMLTRLRPDLTVDTHNLWLNASNIGGIINAYDVVIEGSDNFATKFLVNDACVIAEKPFVIAGILRFHGQLMTVLPHRSGCYRCLFEAPPPPGEVPGCSEAGVLGVVAGLMGALQATEAVKLLLGMGQPLAGRLLTWDALRASFREVPVPRNPNCAVCGESPTIREPRDSELHCEVLAARMGETAT
- a CDS encoding mechanosensitive ion channel family protein, whose amino-acid sequence is MDFLKDLLPGTQHDYLAVTVPVWVVLFSVLEFARKMVGSRLKGLAQNTDTEWDDLVADLVLDTRHWFLLVFSAFVAIRTTAVPDRVGQIVTTAATLLMFLQVGLWGSMVIRHWVVAKSRRPLAGGTSATGFRVLGVIGRIVLWSIVLLLTLDNLGINITALVAGLGVGGVAVALALQNILGDIFCSITILLDKPFEVGDFIVVGDVAGEVMQVGIKTTRIKSLQGQEVVMSNADLVGSRINNYRRMQERRAVFGVRVVYSTPADKLAEIPKVIQQIVESIPRTRFDRAHFKAFGNFSLDFEAVYYVLDRDMKIYLDIQEQINLALYRKFGEMGIDFAFPTQTLFVHREPVAAS
- a CDS encoding beta-lactamase family protein, yielding MIHGHLHPDFWRVGQTLEKMLKDFPGGAAVCVYHGKEKVVDIWGGVMDDKGTPWHADTMAVSFSTTKGVASTALHICADRGLIDYDTPVSRYWPEFSQKGKQDITVRHVLTHQAGLFGIRRLIDRAENMLDWEHMVEKLAAAETQMKPGRGSAYHALTYGWLVGELVRRVSGKTMPEFLKSEIADPLKLDGLYIGVPEEELLRVSRLVSAMKSATPKPKGKRGKKKGPDLRRQILGRIPQVVRMAQALAPRGVGKFDFSSPEAVKASIPGANGVFTARSLAKLYATLANGGEFDGVRLLSEDTISKISQIQVRGTDKVVPLDMQWRLGYHMAGTTKGIPRGAFGHYGFGGSGAFAHPKRKLAAALILNGGVGTNLLADLRMPQMGGAVLESALKREGQQ
- a CDS encoding beta-lactamase family protein codes for the protein MIQGQLHPDFWRVGETLGKILKQFPGGAAVCVYHEGEKVADIWGGTMDVQGTPWREDTMSVSFSTTKGIASTALHVCADRGLIDYDAPIAKYWPEFAQNGKHEITVRHALTHQAGLFGIRRLIEHADHMLDWDHMVDKLATAGTQIKPGAGSAYHALTYGWIIGELVRRVSGKTIGEFLQSEVAGPLKLDGLYIGVPEKELPRVARLVDTMGTMKKVVPDTRPGVKRDGGPPIQHRLIESVPVFRRILHALAARGVAHYDFSAPEIVRAQIPAANGVFTARSLARLYAAMANGGHLEGGRILSDQTIGKISRIQLRGRDRVIPLDMQWRLGYHAAFTTKGTLSDGFGHFGFGGSGGFMCPRRRLSVGMVVNGGVGSNLLGDLRIGRIGGAAVESVKARGQSVRENQDRLGALRQSA
- a CDS encoding sulfoxide reductase heme-binding subunit YedZ yields the protein MLLNVSAPSPAFQNRLRWFIHAGSLAPLIWTAAGAFAGSLGANPIETITHRTGQCALIWLLLSLAVTPARRFLDLPWLMRLRKSIGLWAFAYAALHFSTYVVLDHFFDMDRIVKDIVKRPFVTAGTAALVLLVPLAVTSTAKWMQRLGKQWSRLHRLTYPAALLGVVHYWWLVKADIRGPLVYAAALALLLGLRMLPHKNA
- the rsgA gene encoding ribosome small subunit-dependent GTPase A, giving the protein MTAGKSQLEPLGWGPFFANAVPPAGVRFDRPARITGVEKGYWFADSGEGEPHLATLTGKFRETAVTQDALPAVGDWIGMDIHPGGANIVWLFPRRTMLIRKAAGRDSAPQLLAANVDTALVVTSMDDDFSPARLERYLAVIREGGVRPVILLSKADRCDDPAPFEKAAKEAARNVPVHLISAKTGSGLDDVAVYLTPASTTVLIGSSGVGKSTLMNRLAGSYIAATREVRESDHKGRHTTTSRNLYKLPSGALIIDTPGMRELALWESASGLKETFEDIERLASGCRFTDCTHDTEPGCAVKAAIESGALDRRRLESWHKLRREAARSGPDAKQKAKQREKQISKRIRQFYRDRDQRDEE